The following proteins are co-located in the Gloeocapsa sp. PCC 7428 genome:
- a CDS encoding tyrosine-type recombinase/integrase produces MQAIRSEMIRRHHLDKSGLQKALKQAVKIADIDKWVSCHMFRHSFATHLLQDDYDIHTLQELLGHQDVKTTMIYTHVLNRADRGVRSPFALRFWVYKRIEDFCMYIASSDLLAARQVS; encoded by the coding sequence TTGCAAGCCATTCGCAGTGAAATGATTCGCCGTCATCATCTCGATAAAAGTGGTTTGCAGAAGGCTTTAAAGCAAGCAGTTAAAATAGCAGATATCGATAAATGGGTAAGTTGCCATATGTTTCGTCATAGTTTCGCAACTCACTTGCTACAAGATGACTATGACATTCACACACTACAGGAATTGCTAGGACATCAGGATGTCAAAACTACGATGATTTATACTCATGTCTTGAATCGTGCTGATAGAGGTGTAAGAAGTCCTTTTGCTCTGCGATTTTGGGTGTATAAAAGAATCGAAGACTTTTGCATGTATATTGCATCGAGTGATCTGCTTGCTGCTAGGCAAGTTTCTTGA
- a CDS encoding zinc-dependent alcohol dehydrogenase family protein, giving the protein MKALVIEQFGNPSVFKEIDLTTPDVLPQHVLIQVAATSINPVDYKIRQGVVADIAPGFPAILHGDVAGTIAAVGSDVDQFNVGDEVYACAGGVKRTGGALAEYMLADACLVAHKPKSLTMAEAAALPLVSITAWEGLVDRAKVQPGQKVLVYGATGGVGHIGVQLAKWAGATVYALVSNDRKAAIAHRLGADITINYRQQLVEEFVAEYTDGQGFDVVFDTVGNDNLQNAFKAAKLNGTVVSIVSLSQQDLTLLHAKGLTLHLVFMLIPMLFGVGRAHHGEILSKLAQIVDEGKIRPLLDSKTFSMADIASAHQYAESGQAVGKVVLTQSFNFSVARSHYKLY; this is encoded by the coding sequence ATGAAAGCTCTAGTAATTGAGCAATTTGGCAATCCCAGCGTGTTCAAGGAAATCGATTTAACGACTCCAGACGTTCTTCCCCAGCACGTCCTGATCCAAGTAGCGGCAACAAGCATCAATCCGGTTGACTATAAAATTCGACAAGGAGTTGTAGCAGATATTGCCCCTGGTTTCCCAGCCATTTTGCATGGAGATGTAGCAGGAACGATCGCAGCCGTCGGATCAGATGTCGATCAGTTTAACGTCGGAGATGAAGTGTACGCTTGTGCGGGTGGCGTAAAAAGAACGGGTGGTGCATTAGCTGAGTATATGCTGGCTGATGCTTGCCTGGTTGCTCATAAACCAAAGTCACTCACAATGGCAGAAGCAGCAGCACTTCCTCTAGTATCAATTACAGCCTGGGAAGGGCTGGTGGATCGCGCCAAAGTTCAGCCAGGACAAAAGGTTTTGGTGTATGGAGCAACTGGAGGAGTAGGACACATTGGAGTTCAACTAGCAAAGTGGGCAGGAGCAACCGTTTATGCGTTAGTTTCTAATGATCGCAAGGCAGCGATCGCCCACCGTTTAGGAGCAGACATCACCATCAACTACCGCCAACAACTTGTCGAGGAATTTGTTGCAGAATATACAGATGGACAGGGTTTTGATGTTGTGTTTGATACCGTTGGTAATGACAATCTTCAGAATGCTTTCAAAGCGGCAAAACTCAACGGAACCGTCGTGTCAATTGTTTCTCTATCTCAGCAAGACTTGACCTTACTCCATGCAAAAGGGCTAACTCTACATCTAGTTTTCATGTTAATTCCCATGCTGTTCGGTGTAGGTCGCGCTCATCATGGAGAGATTCTCTCGAAACTGGCTCAAATAGTAGATGAAGGTAAGATACGCCCTCTACTAGATTCTAAGACCTTCAGCATGGCTGACATTGCTTCTGCCCATCAATATGCTGAGTCAGGTCAAGCAGTTGGGAAGGTTGTGCTAACACAATCATTCAATTTTTCAGTAGCGCGTTCACATTACAAACTTTACTGA
- a CDS encoding BsuBI/PstI family type II restriction endonuclease — translation MATFLTDSADIARVYYSSRLNLKQRSELGQFLTPATVARFMAGQFNNLSGHIHLLDPGAGIGTLTAAVVERLLANPDQVSSCSITAYEIEPVFLPSLNQTLTECCDALSSKGVQADYCLREENFIKACSEMNLPLFKKVFSGFTHAILNPPYKKIHSQSAERKVLSSIGIDTVNLYSAFVWLATLQLIDDGEMVAITPRSFCNGTYFRPFRQAFLEYMKLEKIHIFESRAATFSEDEILQENVIFHAIKSKYKPTTVKITSNSEVALDEISESRYAPYDEVIEPNDSEQFIHIVTNSLKNSLRVQMNQMPCTLDQLGLEVSTGPVVDFRLKSALRSCLSDENVPLIYPESIKTRKVVFPPDNPRKPIAIEKNQDTKKWLMEPGWYVLTKRFSSKEEKRRVVAAVCPPTNSDFIGIENHLNYYHSEGRGMTSDLAKGLAAFLNSTLFDCYFRQFSGHTQVNATDLRRVKYPCKNDLIKIGVQIGDNDSSQEEIDKVVHKVLSIMNEATTAVQAKKRIEEALAILKTISAPREQQNERSALCLLALADIQPEKPWSQATAPRRGITEMMDWFRDHYGKQYAPNTRETVRRQTMHQFVQMGLVVENPDKPDRPINSPKWCYQLHQQALSLLQVYGSEQWEEARRNYAIAVTNLLQDRNRNIPMIPISLPDGQAIQLSSGGQNILIKDILESFCPRFTPGGVVLYIGDAGDKFIINETQKFREMGIELEPHGKMPDVVIYHKQQDWLVLIEAVTSHGPVNLKRHNELKQLFQSSRKGLVFVTAFPSRREMTRYLAEISWETEVWVADQPDHMIHFNGERFLGPY, via the coding sequence ATGGCAACGTTCCTTACTGATTCTGCTGATATTGCTAGAGTCTACTACTCCTCAAGATTGAACTTGAAACAGCGTAGTGAGTTAGGTCAGTTCTTGACGCCTGCAACCGTTGCGCGTTTTATGGCAGGACAATTCAACAACCTGTCTGGTCACATTCACCTTCTAGATCCTGGTGCTGGAATTGGGACTTTAACTGCTGCTGTAGTAGAGCGGTTATTGGCAAACCCTGATCAGGTCAGTAGTTGCAGCATTACAGCATATGAGATCGAACCAGTCTTCTTGCCCTCGTTAAATCAAACTCTCACAGAATGCTGTGACGCTTTGAGCAGCAAAGGAGTTCAGGCAGATTATTGCTTGCGGGAGGAGAATTTTATAAAAGCTTGTAGTGAAATGAATTTGCCACTCTTTAAGAAGGTATTTTCAGGCTTTACTCATGCGATCCTTAATCCACCTTATAAGAAGATTCACAGCCAATCAGCAGAAAGGAAAGTTCTTTCAAGTATTGGGATTGATACTGTAAATCTCTACAGTGCATTTGTTTGGCTTGCTACCTTGCAACTTATAGATGATGGCGAAATGGTTGCAATTACGCCTAGAAGTTTTTGCAATGGTACATATTTTCGTCCTTTCCGACAAGCCTTCTTAGAATATATGAAATTAGAGAAAATTCATATATTTGAGAGTAGAGCAGCAACCTTCTCAGAAGATGAGATATTACAGGAAAATGTTATTTTTCATGCAATAAAATCTAAATATAAGCCTACCACTGTAAAAATAACCAGTAATTCTGAGGTTGCATTAGATGAAATTTCAGAATCAAGATATGCTCCTTATGACGAAGTCATTGAACCGAATGATTCCGAACAGTTTATTCATATTGTTACAAATTCTCTCAAGAATTCTTTGAGAGTTCAGATGAATCAAATGCCCTGCACATTGGATCAACTTGGTTTAGAAGTTTCGACAGGTCCAGTTGTCGATTTTCGTCTGAAATCAGCTTTGAGAAGCTGTCTGAGTGATGAAAATGTTCCACTAATTTATCCAGAATCTATAAAAACAAGGAAAGTAGTATTTCCTCCTGATAATCCCCGCAAACCTATTGCAATTGAAAAAAATCAAGACACAAAAAAGTGGTTGATGGAGCCTGGATGGTATGTTTTGACCAAACGCTTTTCGTCGAAGGAGGAAAAACGTCGTGTTGTTGCTGCTGTATGTCCTCCTACTAATTCGGACTTTATAGGTATAGAAAACCATCTTAACTACTACCATTCTGAAGGAAGAGGAATGACTTCTGATCTGGCTAAAGGGTTAGCGGCATTTCTTAATTCAACTTTATTCGATTGCTATTTCCGTCAATTTAGTGGACATACACAGGTTAATGCTACTGACCTTCGTAGAGTTAAATATCCATGCAAAAATGACTTAATTAAAATAGGAGTTCAAATTGGTGACAATGACTCAAGCCAAGAAGAAATCGATAAAGTTGTACATAAAGTTCTATCAATCATGAATGAGGCGACAACCGCAGTTCAAGCAAAGAAACGAATTGAAGAAGCACTTGCAATTCTCAAGACTATCTCTGCTCCCAGAGAGCAGCAGAATGAAAGATCCGCACTCTGCTTACTTGCGCTAGCAGATATTCAACCTGAGAAACCCTGGAGTCAAGCCACTGCACCAAGACGCGGAATTACAGAGATGATGGATTGGTTCCGCGATCATTACGGCAAACAATATGCACCAAATACACGCGAAACTGTTCGACGGCAAACAATGCATCAATTTGTACAGATGGGACTAGTGGTTGAGAATCCAGACAAACCGGATCGACCGATTAATAGCCCTAAGTGGTGTTACCAACTTCATCAGCAAGCGTTATCACTTCTTCAAGTTTACGGCTCTGAGCAGTGGGAAGAAGCTCGTAGAAATTACGCCATTGCAGTAACCAATTTGTTGCAAGACCGGAATCGAAATATACCGATGATTCCCATAAGCTTACCCGATGGTCAAGCTATCCAGCTTTCGTCAGGTGGGCAGAATATCTTAATCAAAGATATCTTGGAAAGCTTTTGTCCGAGATTTACACCAGGGGGTGTAGTCCTATATATTGGCGATGCTGGCGATAAATTTATAATCAACGAAACACAGAAGTTTCGAGAAATGGGGATTGAATTAGAGCCTCATGGAAAGATGCCTGATGTTGTCATATATCACAAACAACAAGATTGGCTTGTCCTCATAGAAGCTGTGACTAGTCATGGTCCAGTTAACTTGAAACGCCACAATGAACTAAAGCAGCTTTTTCAATCAAGTCGTAAGGGTCTAGTCTTTGTTACTGCTTTCCCAAGTCGTAGGGAAATGACTCGATATCTTGCTGAAATTTCCTGGGAAACAGAAGTTTGGGTAGCCGATCAGCCCGATCATATGATTCACTTTAATGGAGAGAGATTCCTCGGTCCATATTAG